A DNA window from Aminiphilus circumscriptus DSM 16581 contains the following coding sequences:
- a CDS encoding glycosyltransferase family 10 domain-containing protein yields the protein MAVHMTFGNGSGTAPVRVPVFVAERDGSMDVKVSTVSPRWDHTWQFPGRSGRWGDVRFFIDDDRSVCDAWVVYEDLAEIQTALCPPDRILLVTGEPPSVRSYPAAFLRQFSRIVTCHEHLPHREVVLAQQGLPWHIGRVAGEVDSFCEGYDSLAAASPRKERLISIISSDKQSTEGHRRRWRFVQAFMKKFGDVADVFGRGFAPVACKKDALFPYKYHIAIENSRTPHYWTEKLADAYLAEAFPIYDGCPNIGDYFPPESFCAIDVEDIPGSCAVIERLLAEDPYEKRREVVRHCKELVLNRYNLFPTLVEHLRPWSGPETVESRPVTLRPQREFKIKGRALRVLRSLFAR from the coding sequence ATGGCGGTACACATGACCTTCGGGAATGGGAGCGGAACAGCTCCGGTTCGCGTACCGGTTTTTGTCGCGGAAAGGGATGGAAGCATGGATGTCAAGGTGAGCACGGTCAGTCCCCGCTGGGACCACACGTGGCAGTTTCCCGGCAGGAGCGGTCGGTGGGGAGATGTGCGCTTCTTCATCGACGACGATCGCTCCGTTTGCGATGCCTGGGTCGTCTACGAAGATCTTGCGGAGATACAGACAGCTCTCTGCCCTCCGGATCGGATTCTCCTGGTCACGGGAGAGCCTCCTTCCGTCCGGTCCTATCCGGCGGCGTTTCTGCGGCAGTTCTCCAGGATTGTGACATGCCATGAGCATCTGCCTCACCGGGAGGTGGTCCTGGCCCAGCAGGGACTTCCCTGGCATATCGGACGCGTCGCGGGCGAAGTGGATTCGTTCTGCGAAGGATACGACTCCCTGGCGGCCGCGTCTCCGAGAAAGGAGCGGCTTATTTCCATCATCAGCTCCGACAAGCAGTCCACGGAGGGGCATCGGAGACGATGGCGTTTCGTCCAGGCTTTCATGAAGAAATTCGGAGACGTGGCGGATGTCTTTGGGAGGGGATTTGCCCCCGTGGCCTGCAAAAAAGACGCTCTTTTCCCCTACAAATACCACATCGCCATCGAAAATAGCCGGACGCCCCACTACTGGACGGAAAAACTCGCCGACGCCTATTTGGCTGAGGCGTTCCCCATCTACGACGGCTGCCCCAACATCGGCGACTACTTTCCGCCGGAAAGTTTTTGCGCCATCGACGTGGAGGATATTCCGGGTTCCTGCGCTGTGATCGAGCGCCTTCTCGCGGAGGACCCCTACGAAAAACGGCGGGAAGTGGTGCGACACTGCAAGGAGCTTGTCCTGAACAGGTATAACCTTTTTCCCACGCTGGTGGAACATCTTCGCCCCTGGTCCGGACCGGAAACGGTCGAATCCCGGCCTGTGACGCTCCGTCCCCAGCGTGAGTTCAAGATCAAAGGGAGGGCGCTGCGTGTGTTGCGAAGCCTCTTTGCCCGATGA
- the rfbF gene encoding glucose-1-phosphate cytidylyltransferase: MKVVILAGGFGTRISEESHLRPKPMIEIGEHPILWHIMKIYSWYGFSDFVICLGYKGEMIKEYFAHYLLRTSDVTFDFSVGDQPVIHSHSAEPWKVTLVNTGLSTMTGGRVKRVAPYLEGKPFMLTYGDGVADVDVKTLLEFHRSHGRRATVTAAQPRGKFGALDMEASGKVLSFSEKPRGDGGWVNGGFFVLEPEVLEYIEDDTTVFERAPLERLAQEKQLVAFRHEGFWQPMDVLRDKKYLEELWRNGQAPWKVWK; the protein is encoded by the coding sequence ATGAAGGTCGTCATTCTCGCGGGTGGTTTCGGCACTCGCATCAGTGAAGAATCCCATCTCCGCCCGAAACCGATGATCGAGATAGGAGAACATCCCATCCTGTGGCATATCATGAAAATCTATTCGTGGTACGGTTTTTCCGATTTCGTGATCTGTCTCGGGTACAAGGGAGAGATGATCAAAGAATACTTTGCGCATTATCTGCTGCGCACATCCGACGTGACCTTTGATTTTTCCGTGGGTGACCAGCCTGTGATTCATTCCCACAGCGCGGAACCCTGGAAGGTGACTCTCGTCAACACAGGGTTGTCCACGATGACCGGGGGGCGCGTGAAAAGGGTCGCTCCATATCTGGAGGGCAAGCCCTTCATGCTTACCTATGGAGACGGGGTGGCCGATGTGGATGTGAAAACCCTCCTGGAGTTTCATCGGTCCCACGGAAGGCGTGCGACGGTGACGGCAGCGCAGCCGAGGGGGAAGTTCGGGGCACTCGATATGGAGGCCTCGGGAAAAGTGCTCTCCTTTTCGGAAAAACCCCGGGGGGATGGTGGTTGGGTGAACGGCGGCTTCTTCGTTCTCGAACCGGAGGTTCTCGAGTACATCGAGGATGACACGACCGTGTTCGAGCGTGCTCCTCTCGAACGGCTGGCCCAGGAAAAGCAGCTTGTCGCCTTTCGTCATGAAGGTTTTTGGCAGCCCATGGATGTGCTCCGGGACAAGAAGTATCTGGAGGAACTCTGGCGAAACGGGCAGGCGCCGTGGAAGGTGTGGAAATGA
- a CDS encoding NAD-dependent epimerase/dehydratase family protein encodes MRILVTGAAGFVGSSLVRRLLSREHEVHVVLRRSSSRLRLVECLPRLGVHEADLTDETAVTRVVCTVRPEAVFHLATYGGRRSESDVTRILVSNVLGCATLLTACLRMGVALFVNTGSSSEYGRMSRAACEEDPLWPLSEYGVAKASATLLCRAAALREGAPVVTARLFSPYGPWDDPSRFVPYVIGAYLQGRRPLLGNPTCVRDYVFIEDVLDCYELILEKGGALRGEIVNVGSGRQVSLGEVAACIAAEIGSALEPQWGVHTPSSLEPPCWQADLSNVRKVLGWVPKHALAQGIAKTVAWMRQRPAEEEISAVGLSPEKRRCPE; translated from the coding sequence ATGAGAATTCTTGTCACGGGGGCCGCCGGCTTCGTGGGAAGCAGTCTCGTCCGAAGGCTCCTCTCTCGGGAACATGAGGTTCACGTCGTTCTGCGTCGGAGTTCTTCGCGGCTCCGTCTCGTCGAGTGTCTGCCCCGGCTTGGTGTTCACGAAGCGGATCTGACGGATGAAACGGCGGTGACCCGTGTGGTGTGCACCGTGCGTCCCGAGGCGGTCTTCCATCTTGCCACCTACGGAGGAAGGCGAAGTGAGAGCGATGTCACCCGTATCCTCGTCTCGAACGTGCTCGGATGTGCCACGCTGCTTACAGCCTGTCTCCGCATGGGTGTGGCGTTGTTCGTCAACACGGGCAGTTCGTCGGAGTATGGACGAATGAGCCGTGCCGCCTGTGAGGAGGACCCGCTCTGGCCTTTGAGCGAATACGGTGTGGCCAAGGCTTCCGCAACGCTTTTGTGCCGGGCGGCGGCGTTGCGGGAGGGTGCGCCCGTGGTGACGGCGAGGCTTTTTTCTCCCTACGGGCCGTGGGATGATCCTTCCCGTTTCGTTCCCTACGTGATCGGTGCGTACCTTCAAGGCAGGAGACCTCTGTTGGGGAATCCGACCTGTGTCCGGGACTACGTGTTCATCGAGGATGTCCTCGACTGTTACGAACTCATCCTGGAAAAGGGAGGCGCCCTGAGAGGGGAGATCGTCAACGTCGGCAGCGGCAGACAGGTTTCTCTCGGGGAGGTTGCGGCCTGTATCGCCGCGGAAATCGGAAGCGCCCTCGAGCCGCAGTGGGGTGTGCACACCCCGTCATCTCTGGAGCCCCCTTGCTGGCAGGCGGATCTTTCCAACGTGCGGAAGGTGTTGGGGTGGGTGCCGAAACACGCTCTTGCCCAGGGCATCGCGAAGACGGTCGCCTGGATGCGGCAGCGCCCCGCAGAGGAAGAGATTTCCGCCGTTGGGTTGTCACCGGAAAAAAGGAGGTGCCCGGAATGA
- the rfbH gene encoding lipopolysaccharide biosynthesis protein RfbH translates to MKSDEARLRENVLHAVREYHDAVHAVKKEDPEGRIPYAGRVYDAEEMVRLVDAALDFWLTAGRYAASFEERLASFLGVKASLLVNSGSSANLLAFMCLTSPLLGERRICPGDEVITLAAAFPTTVAPIVQYGAVPVFVDVSLPTYNLDCSWLEQALSSRTKAVMVAHTLGNPFDVAQVIAFCRQHELWLIEDNCDALGSCYVAGGVPRLTGSFGHVATCSFYPPHHITMGEGGAVCTDDPLLRKILASLRDWGRDCTCRPGEDGRCGRRFSEKWGDLPLGYDHKYVYSHFGYNMKVTELQAAVGCAQLDKLPRFIEARKANFAVLRNALADLEDIFILPEATSGTDPSWFGFLLTVRPQSGVSREHLVTFLEQKGIQTRMLFAGNLLRHPCFDEMRRKSEGFRVVGSLENTDLIAENTFWIGVYPGMTDAMLYRMVREIRRALRP, encoded by the coding sequence ATGAAGAGCGACGAAGCGAGGCTTCGGGAAAACGTGCTGCACGCCGTCCGGGAATACCACGATGCGGTTCATGCCGTGAAAAAGGAAGATCCTGAAGGTCGCATTCCTTATGCCGGAAGAGTGTACGACGCGGAGGAGATGGTCCGGCTCGTCGATGCGGCCCTCGATTTCTGGTTGACCGCCGGTCGTTACGCCGCATCCTTCGAGGAACGCCTCGCCTCGTTTCTCGGCGTGAAGGCGAGTTTGCTCGTGAACTCAGGATCCTCCGCGAATCTTCTCGCCTTCATGTGCCTCACGTCTCCTTTGCTCGGAGAACGACGGATTTGCCCCGGGGATGAAGTCATCACGCTCGCTGCGGCGTTTCCCACGACCGTGGCACCCATCGTCCAGTACGGAGCGGTTCCCGTTTTCGTGGACGTCTCTCTTCCCACCTACAATCTGGATTGCTCTTGGCTGGAGCAGGCCTTGTCCTCCCGAACGAAGGCAGTCATGGTCGCCCATACGCTGGGGAACCCCTTCGATGTGGCTCAGGTCATCGCGTTCTGCAGGCAACACGAACTTTGGCTCATCGAGGACAACTGCGACGCCCTGGGATCCTGCTACGTTGCGGGCGGCGTTCCCCGGTTGACGGGATCGTTCGGGCATGTGGCGACCTGCAGTTTTTATCCGCCTCACCATATCACGATGGGTGAGGGGGGAGCGGTCTGCACGGATGACCCGTTGTTGCGGAAGATCCTCGCCTCCCTGCGGGATTGGGGCAGGGATTGTACCTGTCGTCCCGGAGAGGACGGGCGTTGTGGACGGCGTTTTTCGGAGAAATGGGGCGATCTTCCCCTTGGGTACGATCATAAGTACGTCTACTCCCATTTCGGTTACAACATGAAGGTGACGGAACTTCAGGCCGCCGTGGGCTGTGCCCAACTGGACAAACTTCCCCGTTTCATCGAGGCCCGAAAGGCGAATTTCGCGGTGCTTCGGAATGCCCTTGCGGATCTGGAGGACATTTTCATTCTCCCCGAGGCGACGTCGGGGACCGATCCGAGCTGGTTCGGCTTCCTGCTCACGGTGCGTCCCCAATCGGGGGTTTCCAGAGAACACCTCGTCACGTTCCTGGAACAGAAAGGCATCCAGACCCGGATGCTCTTTGCGGGAAACCTGCTTCGTCACCCCTGTTTCGACGAAATGCGGCGGAAAAGTGAAGGATTCCGTGTCGTCGGTTCCCTCGAGAACACCGATCTGATTGCGGAAAACACCTTTTGGATCGGTGTCTATCCCGGAATGACCGATGCCATGCTGTACCGGATGGTTCGGGAAATACGGCGCGCCCTCCGGCCATGA
- the rfbG gene encoding CDP-glucose 4,6-dehydratase, which produces MTMKKAHGELGEKFWSGRRVFLTGHTGFKGAWLSRWLALLGAEVTGYALAPETAPNLHELCRNGEKMHSITGDVRDASFLAEALGEADPDVVIHFAAQSLVLRGMEEPVETFAVNVLGTVSLLEGLRRLVFARPGKRRALLVITSDKCYENHEWPWPYRENDPLGGKDPYSASKACTEHVAASYRATYFPPEQYGEHGMAIATARAGNVIGGGDWARDRLVPDCMRAFLEARPVRLRNPGGIRPWQHVLEPLSGYLVLAERLCSEGPLFGDAWNFGPFSEECRTTASVVRYLCGVWGDGVSYEVPSEAMSQSGPARNLFHGHEAVSLRLDSSKAMERLGWRPVWRTEEALSRVVAWTKGYRDGRDPGELCDEEITSYAAAVRLVRRRA; this is translated from the coding sequence ATGACCATGAAAAAGGCGCACGGTGAATTGGGCGAAAAGTTCTGGAGCGGGCGAAGGGTTTTTCTCACGGGGCATACTGGGTTCAAGGGAGCCTGGCTCTCGAGATGGCTTGCGCTGCTCGGCGCGGAAGTGACGGGATATGCCCTGGCTCCGGAGACGGCTCCGAATCTTCATGAGTTGTGCCGCAACGGAGAGAAAATGCATTCCATCACGGGAGACGTGCGCGACGCATCCTTTCTTGCGGAGGCGCTGGGTGAGGCAGATCCCGATGTGGTGATTCATTTCGCCGCACAATCCCTGGTCCTTCGCGGCATGGAAGAACCTGTCGAAACCTTCGCCGTGAATGTCCTCGGGACGGTTTCCCTTTTGGAGGGACTTCGTCGCCTGGTTTTTGCGAGACCCGGAAAACGCAGGGCTCTTCTCGTGATCACGTCGGACAAGTGCTACGAAAATCATGAATGGCCCTGGCCCTATCGGGAGAACGATCCCCTGGGAGGCAAGGACCCCTACTCGGCGAGCAAAGCCTGCACCGAGCACGTCGCAGCGAGCTACCGCGCCACCTATTTCCCTCCGGAACAGTACGGCGAACATGGAATGGCCATCGCGACGGCCAGGGCTGGAAATGTCATCGGCGGAGGCGATTGGGCGAGGGACCGTCTTGTCCCCGACTGCATGCGTGCTTTCCTGGAAGCCCGTCCCGTTCGGCTTCGAAACCCCGGGGGCATTCGCCCCTGGCAGCACGTCCTCGAGCCCCTCTCGGGATATCTCGTTCTGGCGGAACGTCTTTGCTCGGAAGGCCCTCTCTTTGGAGACGCGTGGAATTTCGGTCCCTTCTCGGAGGAATGCCGCACCACGGCGAGCGTGGTGCGATACCTCTGTGGCGTCTGGGGGGATGGCGTTTCTTACGAGGTGCCCTCCGAAGCCATGTCGCAAAGCGGTCCGGCACGGAATCTTTTCCATGGACACGAGGCGGTCTCCCTTCGGCTGGACAGCTCCAAAGCCATGGAGCGCCTGGGATGGCGTCCTGTATGGAGAACAGAAGAAGCCCTTTCCCGTGTCGTGGCCTGGACGAAGGGCTATCGGGACGGAAGAGACCCGGGAGAACTCTGCGACGAAGAGATCACCTCCTATGCCGCGGCGGTACGTCTTGTCCGGAGGCGAGCATGA
- a CDS encoding glycosyltransferase family 2 protein, with protein sequence MKTPDRVDGSDITVCVLSYNRSAFLEEALASLCAQTCVPGEIVVLDNGSAPDVRERVEPFLRKGVRWEGVDMPQTPLWNFRRAFARTERPFLYVMHDDDRLLPMFLERQRAFLLAHPEVIAVACNAHEIDDAGVRTGKTLHNPGRRREVELFPSRSRMVELYTRTYLAFPSVLYRTPFPAKVPMQEEYGQVADVVFLCELARFGVLAYVNEVLWEYRVHHGQDSSRFKQEFLQRLDGYFRAVGEEDPTIRQQVRAYLLRRMLSRKWKSLRNALGALFSDVNRK encoded by the coding sequence ATGAAAACGCCAGACAGGGTGGACGGAAGCGATATCACGGTCTGCGTGTTGTCCTATAATCGAAGTGCCTTTCTTGAAGAGGCGCTTGCCTCTCTGTGTGCTCAGACCTGCGTTCCCGGAGAGATCGTCGTCTTGGACAACGGGAGTGCTCCGGATGTCCGGGAGCGAGTCGAGCCCTTTCTCCGGAAGGGGGTTCGGTGGGAGGGGGTGGACATGCCGCAGACGCCTCTGTGGAACTTTCGCAGGGCTTTTGCCCGGACGGAGCGACCGTTTCTCTATGTCATGCACGACGACGACCGTCTGCTCCCCATGTTCCTCGAGCGACAGCGGGCGTTTCTTCTCGCCCACCCCGAGGTCATCGCCGTGGCGTGTAATGCCCACGAGATCGACGATGCGGGGGTACGAACGGGAAAAACGCTGCATAACCCGGGGCGGCGACGGGAGGTGGAACTCTTTCCCTCCCGGAGTCGGATGGTCGAGTTGTACACGCGCACATATCTTGCGTTTCCGTCCGTTCTCTACCGGACGCCCTTTCCCGCGAAGGTGCCGATGCAGGAGGAATACGGGCAGGTGGCGGACGTGGTGTTTCTTTGCGAGCTTGCCCGCTTCGGTGTGTTGGCGTATGTGAATGAGGTCTTGTGGGAATATCGTGTCCACCATGGACAGGATTCGAGCCGGTTCAAGCAGGAGTTCCTACAACGTCTGGACGGCTATTTCCGAGCCGTGGGTGAGGAAGATCCGACGATCCGCCAGCAGGTTCGGGCTTACCTTCTGCGTCGCATGCTGTCGCGAAAATGGAAATCTTTGCGGAATGCTCTGGGTGCGCTTTTTTCGGATGTGAACAGGAAATGA
- a CDS encoding glycosyltransferase, giving the protein MNVALLLPEFEEGGVERHVLWLAQGLSGRGLGVTVISRGGKLVGELPEKVPHVGLPVHAKNPVTAVTAALRIARMARRGECHLLHAHSRVPAFVAWWASAFSGIPWIMTCHARYSKNAGLLPLRRADGAICVSETVRNHLQEFLPERTTVIPGGIPLSRGEGPFSGEVDAEGPNPGRRGDVPRRCRLLFVGRLTRVKGIAFLLDLLARDDLSGRAWSLDIVGDGPLRNELFRLVSEKGMANRVTFHGFREDVESFLVRCDCLLFPSLDEGMGLVLAQALAAGIPVLASDLPAVRELVADVDFLVPAGDADAWSSRLRTGLDGGVFPVLAARRTFSLDEMCDRTVTFYDTVLSPGAKKGIRTE; this is encoded by the coding sequence GTGAACGTGGCCTTGCTTCTTCCGGAATTCGAGGAGGGGGGCGTGGAGCGTCACGTCCTTTGGCTCGCTCAGGGATTGTCCGGGCGCGGTCTCGGCGTGACCGTGATCTCCCGGGGGGGCAAGCTGGTGGGGGAACTCCCCGAAAAGGTGCCTCATGTCGGTCTGCCCGTACACGCGAAGAACCCCGTCACAGCCGTTACGGCAGCGCTGCGGATCGCCCGTATGGCCCGAAGGGGAGAGTGCCATCTTCTTCACGCCCATTCCCGCGTGCCCGCCTTCGTCGCCTGGTGGGCATCGGCCTTTTCCGGAATTCCCTGGATCATGACCTGCCACGCCCGGTATTCGAAAAATGCAGGACTTCTTCCACTCCGTCGGGCGGATGGCGCAATTTGTGTGAGCGAGACCGTTCGGAACCATCTCCAGGAATTTCTGCCGGAAAGAACGACCGTCATTCCGGGAGGCATTCCCCTGTCCCGCGGAGAAGGGCCTTTCTCCGGGGAGGTCGATGCGGAAGGACCGAATCCGGGTCGTCGCGGAGATGTTCCACGCAGGTGCCGCCTGCTTTTCGTTGGACGCCTGACCCGGGTCAAGGGAATCGCCTTTCTTCTGGATCTCCTTGCACGAGACGATCTCTCCGGAAGAGCCTGGTCGTTGGACATCGTCGGGGATGGTCCTCTCCGGAACGAGTTGTTCCGCCTCGTTTCCGAAAAGGGGATGGCGAATCGGGTGACCTTTCACGGCTTTCGGGAGGATGTGGAAAGCTTCCTCGTCCGGTGCGACTGCCTGCTGTTTCCTTCCCTGGACGAGGGCATGGGACTCGTCCTCGCCCAAGCGTTGGCTGCCGGAATTCCCGTCCTGGCATCGGACCTCCCTGCCGTGAGGGAGCTCGTCGCCGACGTGGATTTTCTTGTCCCGGCGGGAGATGCCGATGCGTGGAGTTCCCGTCTGCGCACGGGACTTGACGGAGGAGTTTTTCCCGTCCTGGCTGCACGAAGAACGTTTTCTCTGGACGAGATGTGCGACCGCACGGTGACCTTTTATGACACGGTTCTCTCGCCTGGGGCGAAAAAAGGAATCCGCACGGAATAA